From Rutidosis leptorrhynchoides isolate AG116_Rl617_1_P2 chromosome 3, CSIRO_AGI_Rlap_v1, whole genome shotgun sequence, a single genomic window includes:
- the LOC139901368 gene encoding dof zinc finger protein DOF3.5-like produces the protein MERGWTPNVEICPPCPRCGSSNTKFCYYNNYSLTQPRYFCKGCRRYWTKGGSLRNIPIGGGCRKTRRAKSIRVSDTINSHDYIAHRDSRGKNLENRSNIGGDVDGGSMMNQPTNIDLQQVFTNFLNPRPQNTNQEVLHDHQVLLNGEVDPMCSFGFSSSIPNMEMEFGAANLESLFCGYNSVFNNQDEDQEKNYIGTNGRMSCGLPPLPGEELGWSESNIGFSENVSTPRIESDVVLVSGDCSLKMFDQQFNSDTIFRS, from the coding sequence ATGGAAAGAGGATGGACCCCTAATGTCGAAATTTGCCCACCTTGTCCTCGTTGTGGTTCATCCAATACCAAATTTTGTTATTACAATAACTATAGTTTAACTCAACCTAGATACTTTTGCAAAGGGTGTAGAAGGTATTGGACTAAAGGTGGTTCACTTAGAAACATCCCCATTGGTGGTGGTTGCCGAAAAACAAGAAGAGCAAAATCGATTCGTGTATCGGATACCATTAATTCCCATGACTATATTGCTCATCGAGATAGTCGAGGTAAAAACCTAGAGAATCGTAGTAatattggtggtgatgttgatggtggaTCTATGATGAATCAGCCTACAAATATTGATCTTCAACAAGTGTTCACAAATTTTCTAAATCCAAGGCCACAAAATACTAATCAAGAAGTCTTGCATGATCACCAAGTGCTATTGAATGGTGAGGTTGATCCAATGTGTTCATTTGGGTTCTCTAGTAGTATTCCGAATATGGAAATGGAATTTGGTGCGGCGAATTTGGAAAGTTTATTTTGTGGGTACAATTCGGTTTTTAATAATCAAGATGAGGATCAAGAAAAAAACTATATTGGTACAAATGGTAGAATGAGTTGTGGGTTGCCACCTTTGCCGGGAGAGGAATTGGGGTGGTCGGAATCGAATATTGGGTTCTCGGAAAATGTTTCTACACCAAGAATTGAATCTGATGTCGTTCTTGTTTCCGGTGACTGTTCATTAAAGATGTTTGATCAGCAGTTTAATTCGGATACCATTTTTAGGTcttga